The genomic region TTTGTCTGCTGATTTTTTTTCGTAGTatccttttttattgaaGTTATAATCATTTATTCTTTCTTCATTTTGATTGTCTCTATAAATagtgttattttttttcccataaaAATTTGAGTTTGCAACTGCATCATCTCCTTTCTTAGAATTatcatatttcttatttgatgaaaaacttaaaaaagaaCCTTTGTAGTTACTCGAAGAATTTTTATGGAATGGTGGTACGGTTTTCTTTTGATTATAAGAGcgataattattttttctgttataatatttattttcttcattatgtgtgcatgtattattaattaataatgcaTTCGAAGAATTTTTTGAACTCatgatataattattcttcGTTACACTGTAGTTCGCATTAACAGAATTATCTACATAATCGATcttatttaatacatttgAATAATCACTGCTATTTCCATTAATAACTATTCTTTCATCTAATCCTTTTGTATTTACTTGAAAATTTGAATTATCTTTATTAAATTTGGTACCttcattattacattttttttctgaagTTTCACTTATTTCTGTTatgttatcattattacttTCTTCCCTAATATTGTCGGTATAGCATGAATTTAattcatacatttttatttcatcctGAAATACTTCATTACCATTCTTCTTTCTATTTTCTTGATCTAAATAAGCCtctaataatttattatatctattaCCAATCCATATTTTGAACTGtttgaaattaaaagaaCTAGACTTTCCTGTATTATTAGTTCTCTTTTCATCCCTCTTTCCTATTAAATGATTCTTTTTATCTTCTGGATATTTACAATAATCATtcttacttatatttttcatatttttatcatcctTATTTGCTAATATATTGCCCTGAACTTCCTCATCCTCACTTCTATCTgtgatattataattatcatttttaacgCATTCACAATTGTTCATCTCTTCATCATTATATCTTCTAATATTTTGGATATGTTTTGTTTTCTCCCTCGTTAAACAATCTTCAGtattatattccttttttcttcccTCTTTTGTTATTATGCATTTTGTGTCACTGTTTTCCTTGATTTTACTATGGTCTCTATTACTCTTATCCACCTTTTTACTACTGGGAATGTTACTATTATCCATATTAGTATGATCAGACTTACTATTATCAGACATATTATtcacaattttttctttattcttaAAACTGTTATCAACCATATTACTGTTTGTATTATTTACACCATTATTAGCATAATTACATTTATCAAGGTTCCTATTAAAAATgtgattattattatcattaatgTGTTCATACATGTTTTCACCAGTATTCTCATTAGTAGTAGCCCATATGGTTTTATTAGACACATTTTCTCCACGTTTAACTAAATGATTGgaactatttttataaacatcTGTTTCATCTACTTTCACGTCACTTAAATCATTTGGTGCACAgctgttttctttttcataatgatttgattctttattattcataattttgttatcatttacctttttattataattattattaccactattattaaatgtgtgtaacatttttttattattatcgttattcatattatcacttcttttaaaatagttactttcattattttttttcccgtATTTTTCctcattaataaattttgtgtctgatttttttatatttgatatttcttccttatttttaaaattatttcttttaaaattaaaatttttgttatttccaCTTTCATCACGTGACACAGGGTGATTATTCCTATTCATACTATTGTCCTTATGGATTTCCTCGTAACTGTTATCAGCCCTGTTATAAGTGTGCTTACTACTATTAATATACTTGTTAcggttattgttattatcacTGTTACTATCGTTGTTATCACTGTTTTTACCACCACAGTTAACACCTTTGTTATCATTATTCTTATCAACGGTATCACCAATGTCATAATTATTACCATTACTACCATTGTGTCCATAATTATTACCGCTATAACTGttatttttgttgttataatttttacagtTATCAATATTTTGTACAGTATTATCATTCATTTTTGAGACACCATTATTACTTTTCCGATAGCtatcaatatttttgtaaCTGTTGTTGATACTACTCGTGCATACACTATTCTCGTTACtatttttatgctttttttcattactattatgtatatcttttgttttacaaatataattatggccatttttgtaatttttcctattttttatactttcattattcttataatattCGCTACTCTTAAAATTATCGCAAGCTGTATCAAAGTCAAAACTTTTGCCGTTATCATTATTGTTTCTACATTCAACTTTTTTGTTATTCCCTATATTTCTGTAACcgttatactttttatttgaattattcGTGCTCGTGTTATTATTTCGGAAGTCCTTCTTGAAGTTTGTGTTGTtcctactattattatatactgaaattcttttatagttttcactattattattattaatattattactactattattgtttGTGAGTTTATTGCCATTTGTTTTCTCATTATTATAAGGTTTCTCTTTTGTGTCCTCGCTTTTTCTACCCGAATTAATGTTCATACTGTTAGTACTAAATATCCTAATGGAACCTGAATTTAAAcgactattattatatacctCTTCtgtattcatattttttacgttACTACATTTTCCATCTTTTTTGTCCTTCTCCACTTCCggttttttaatattttcatttttcgtattttccATTTCATCATGTATCcctatttttcctttttcttttttatctaatTCATAGTTTGTTAAACTTTTATCCtcatttacttttatatcaCAATTATtgcttttaatatattctctATCCCTCCTTTCAGTATGTACAACTTTATCTTCTCTTCTattactttcattttttacagAACTCTTTTTAGATAtcatgttcatttttttcgaATCACGTACCTCACCtgtaaaatttatatcattactGCTACTTACTTTTGAATCATTACATAAAGGTATATCCTTCGAGATTCCTACTAAGTTATTGTTACTTTTAGagcataaattatttgtgTTATTCACATTAGCTTCCATGTTTTTATCGTCCttcgttttattatttgaataaacGTTATTCACATGATTTGAGCCATTTCTCCCCTTCTCCATTTTATTATGGGGTATTTTCCTAACATTTTGAAAAGGTTTATTGTTGTTATCATTACAATTTCTGCTgtcaaaaaaatttgttaaatttcTATTTAAGAATGTGTTgtgcttttttttaacatcaTTTTTCGTATAAGCTCTATTAAAATAGTTTGTGTTTTTTCTTCCCCATCTTTCATATCTCCCTTTTTCATTGTTTCCCCTTTTGATACCGTTTCCACAAtagctattattattgctactaCTAGTACTGTTGTTGTTACTTCTTTGAACCTTAATTCCTTTATcactaatatttttgttcttgtTACTATTGATATTATTCATGGTACAAGAGGTACTGTTCTTATTAAGACTACTTATATGATTACTCTTTACATTAGTGTTACAATTATTTGTAATGACattcttattattactattactactattacttCTACTAACATTAATCTTAATATTTTGGATGCCTTCTTTTAATACACTtcgttctttttttaaattttcattaaagtTTTCAAAAGTATACCCCCTCTCATTGTTATTTCTTTccttatatttgtttacttTATCATTTGCATTACTTTGAGTTTTCGGATTAATCGAATAAAAGttacttttatattcttttttagcATAGTTACATTTTCCTgtatttctaatttttgtttctttttgattactcattttaattaaaaaaaaaaaaaaaaaggcctaattttttcttttttttatcttttataaatatttctttattttatgttattaatttaacttcgccaaaataaaattaaaaaaaaaaaaatataatacaatgaatttatgtatacttctatgtatattcatacctttatatatacttgtacatatttgtacatttttatatataagtacatatatatatgggcgTATTTAAGTACAAATA from Plasmodium malariae genome assembly, chromosome: 11 harbors:
- the PmUG01_11023400 gene encoding conserved Plasmodium protein, unknown function, translating into MSNQKETKIRNTGKCNYAKKEYKSNFYSINPKTQSNANDKVNKYKERNNNERGYTFENFNENLKKERSVLKEGIQNIKINVSRSNSSNSNNKNVITNNCNTNVKSNHISSLNKNSTSCTMNNINSNKNKNISDKGIKVQRSNNNSTSSSNNNSYCGNGIKRGNNEKGRYERWGRKNTNYFNRAYTKNDVKKKHNTFLNRNLTNFFDSRNCNDNNNKPFQNVRKIPHNKMEKGRNGSNHVNNVYSNNKTKDDKNMEANVNNTNNLCSKSNNNLVGISKDIPLCNDSKVSSSNDINFTGEVRDSKKMNMISKKSSVKNESNRREDKVVHTERRDREYIKSNNCDIKVNEDKSLTNYELDKKEKGKIGIHDEMENTKNENIKKPEVEKDKKDGKCSNVKNMNTEEVYNNSRLNSGSIRIFSTNSMNINSGRKSEDTKEKPYNNEKTNGNKLTNNNSSNNINNNNSENYKRISVYNNSRNNTNFKKDFRNNNTSTNNSNKKYNGYRNIGNNKKVECRNNNDNGKSFDFDTACDNFKSSEYYKNNESIKNRKNYKNGHNYICKTKDIHNSNEKKHKNSNENSVCTSSINNSYKNIDSYRKSNNGVSKMNDNTVQNIDNCKNYNNKNNSYSGNNYGHNGSNGNNYDIGDTVDKNNDNKGVNCGGKNSDNNDSNSDNNNNRNKYINSSKHTYNRADNSYEEIHKDNSMNRNNHPVSRDESGNNKNFNFKRNNFKNKEEISNIKKSDTKFINEEKYGKKNNESNYFKRSDNMNNDNNKKMLHTFNNSGNNNYNKKVNDNKIMNNKESNHYEKENSCAPNDLSDVKVDETDVYKNSSNHLVKRGENVSNKTIWATTNENTGENMYEHINDNNNHIFNRNLDKCNYANNGVNNTNSNMVDNSFKNKEKIVNNMSDNSKSDHTNMDNSNIPSSKKVDKSNRDHSKIKENSDTKCIITKEGRKKEYNTEDCLTREKTKHIQNIRRYNDEEMNNCECVKNDNYNITDRSEDEEVQGNILANKDDKNMKNISKNDYCKYPEDKKNHLIGKRDEKRTNNTGKSSSFNFKQFKIWIGNRYNKLLEAYLDQENRKKNGNEVFQDEIKMYELNSCYTDNIREESNNDNITEISETSEKKCNNEGTKFNKDNSNFQVNTKGLDERIVINGNSSDYSNVLNKIDYVDNSVNANYSVTKNNYIMSSKNSSNALLINNTCTHNEENKYYNRKNNYRSYNQKKTVPPFHKNSSSNYKGSFLSFSSNKKYDNSKKGDDAVANSNFYGKKNNTIYRDNQNEERINDYNFNKKGYYEKKSADKRLGNNNLMGKKINHNKNQMNNNNNNNNNVFYRRKYQNYEQKGDFVKNEVNNDTYYKTNKQTTSCQQNSKMSNRRTKLVNERFHKRNNSSDMDNMNDTFYSSKHKINNNTVLRNTSDVSFMYNSNKNMDNKKSNATYLTSK